GCGGAAATTAAAAATGTGCTTCTTCAGGAAAAAGGACAGAGTAAAAGCCTGAGAGATTTAGTAGACCGCATGGATAATCGGGGATATATTATGCAGATCAGCGAGAACTCGAAAGGCTTAAACGGTGCAAGGATCATCCCGAAAGCCGACATCAATATGAATCCGTCCGTTTTGGAAAAAGTAACGAAACAGGGTTTTAAACTGAGCGATATCGACCCCAAACTAAAGATTAAGGAAATCGCCTTAGACCTTGCAAAAAGCATCGGAAAAGACAGAGGAATGTCGATGTAATATTAAACCAAAAATGGGGCAAAATGTCCACTAAAAAGAATATAAACAGTAAAAAAATATTACCATTATGGAAGATCAGAACACCAATAAAAATGCAGGTTCTTCGCGGCTTAACCCAGTGGAGCTGTTGGAACAGCTCAAAACGACAACGGAAGCCCTGCACAGGGAATCGAACAACTTAAACTCCGGAGTTTCCGGCATAGATAAAAAGCTAAAGGAAGCCGGAGAGCTGATCGATCACAGCCTGAAGGAACTCAGGGAGAGCGTTATGGATATCAGGGTTGGAATTTCTCCGGAAGATGTAAAGAAACTGGAATCGTACAAAGACTATTTTAAGCATTATAAACCTGTGCTGTATATTTCCCTGTTTGTCATGCTATCAGGTTGGGGATTGTCGATTTTAGGGGCGTATTCCGGAATAAAATATTATAAAGAAAGTGTGCGCACAAAACAGGAGATCAGGAGCGAAGTCCTTCAGGAGATAGGCAAGGACGGAAATGTTATCGTAGAAAAAGCTAAATGGGATAGTTATGTAGAGCAGTCGCAGGTTCTAAGGGCGTGGCAGAAGTCGAACCCGAAAGACAGCGAATCATTAGAGATCTATTATAAAGGGTATCAGGATTTTAAGAAAGGGAAGAAATAAAATGATGTTTTTTCCGACTATTAAAGGGTTTTAAGGCATCCTATTGCTCAGTTTATGTTTACACTACTGGCAGAGTTTGCCCGTTTGGAACGAGAAACCTTACGAGAGCGCATACTATCAGGAATCGAAGAAGCTCGCAGAAAAGGGAAAAAGCTGAGACGCCCCAATGGAACCAAGGAAGAGAAAGCAGCTTTCTTAAAAAAATACCCTTTGATTACCCGGAATCTTCGTTTGGGAATAAGTATTTGCAAAACTTCCAAAATATGTGATGTTTCCATTAATACTGTAAGGAAAGTCAATGATTATTTAACGCCATAAATTATTTTGCTATGAAATTCAAACTTCAATTATGCCTAGAAGATGAAAGCTCAACCTCGATAATAGAAGAATTTTAGAGCCTGTTTAAATTTTATTCAAATATTTTTATATGAATGATTTTCAGTGATTTAATTTTATGTATGTTTGATATATTTTTGAGTGAAATGGATAAATTTTCAATAAAAATCTATTAAAATTACACTTTTTAAGACTGAGTTTATCTCTATACAAAAAATCAAAATAAGAAATTTAAACAGGCTCTTAAAAATGTCAACTCATTCTAAAAATCTTTAGCAATACATACCCACGTAGGAGTGGTATTACCAAATACTCCTGCTGATATTGCAAATATAGTTATTCTTTTTCCTTCAGGAATATTGTTTAACTGCGAGCCATTAGATACTGTTACACCCCCACCACCTGTAATATTGACCCCACCAAACCCAGAGGCAATTATAGTAATGCTTTTTCCAATCAAATTAGCACTTGGAGTTGGTATTTGTACAGTGGTAAGAGTTCCAGATGCAACCCAAATTACAGTCTCATTTCCAGTACTATTATAAGAAGTAGTATTGACAAAGGTCAATGGAGTAGCCCCTGCCAATAAATTACTTATAGATGTCACTCTAACATCACCCAAATTATCTATCGTGAGTAGGTCACCGTTACTCGTATTGATTCTAGGAAGAGATGTAACTCTTAAGGGATTAGATTTTGCATTTACTTCTAATGGCCTTGTTGGAAAAGAAGTTCCAATACCAACCCTATTACTAAATCCATCTACGGAAAATGTACTTCCATTTACCGAAAAACCATTAGCTATATTACTATTAAATGCAAGACTATTGGATCCCTGTGTTACAGTACGGTTGCTTGTTAGCGTGCCATCAGATGTATATAAATTATTAGATGTAGAGGAGGGTAACTGCCAAGTTCCGTCTCCTCTAAGAAACGTTGTAGGAGAAGCTCCTGGAGGGAGCTTTGCTATCGTAACAGCGTTATTATCAATTTTAGCTGTAGTCACTGCATTATTTGAAATTGTTGTTGAATTAGTATTAGCAGCAGATGTCACATCTCCTGTAAGTGCTGCTCTTTCAAAGGAATTACCATTTAAAGAAATGGATGTTGAGCCTGTGTACGAAGATGAGGAGCCACTCCCCCCCATGCTCTTCCAAACACTTCCATCAAAATAGTAGTAGCCGGAAGCGGTAATATTTCCGGTTACAGCATCTGGAGTTGTAACAGCAGATGTAGCATAAACAATAGTACCCGCTTGATTAGACCCATACTGCAAATTAGCTGCTTGAATCTGATCTCCCGTAAGACGAGGAGCTATGACTCCTTCAGCAGTACTTCCATCTGTTTTTTTAGCAACCACATCTAACGTGGCTTTAGGAGAAGTGTTGTTTATACCCACTTGCCCATAGGCTATTGAGACTGTTGTTATTGCAAATAGTGTCAATAGCTGTTTCTTTATATTTAAATTTTTAATCATAATTTATTTGAATTATTTTTTTTGAGCACAACCTAAATATTATATTTAATATAGTTGGTACCTCTTTAAGAAATAAGATTGTAGCAATTAGCTACGCTATTAGACCCAACAATACAGGGGGAGGCCTAGATGAAAAAGGAATAAAAATTTCAAAATAATAAGAGATATTATATGATAATTTGTGTTTTATATACTCTGAGAGAATTAAACTACTACTCAATACTTTTTGTGAAGTATCCGTAAAAAGCATTTTGAAGTTATATGAACTAAATGGGATTATCGAATATCCGGACCCAGTATGAGACAGTAAAAAACTGGTAGGTTCTAATGGAGGTATATCCCAACACCTATCATCTATTCTTTCAGAAGAAGTTGTTAAATTTTTGCTTGTTTCTCTTGAAACAGGTAATTGATTTTCTTTTTTTCGAGCCTTATAAGAAGTATGGGTATTTAAATGAGTAGACGTTTCATTTCCTGAATAAGCATACACGAAATTATCAGTATCTGAAGTAACATAAATCGTAGACTCCTGACCTATAAATATAGAATTGCTTGTATCACTAATCTGTGAATGAAAAAAGCTAAAGAGAAAAATGAAATATAATGAATAACTCCTCTTGTTTTTAAGAAGAAATTTTAACGCATGTATGTATGTATGTATGTATGTATTCATGTATTCATGAATTTTAGAAGATATACCTATGGGTTGTGTTTCCAAATGTATGATAAAATTTTGACAAATAAAAAAGAGCAGTAAATTGTGTTAAAATTGAATTGATGATAGTTATCAAAAAAAACTCTACTGCCCTCATTGCCTGAGTTCAAAAGTAGTAAAAAATGGCTAAGTACATGACAAAAATTGTAACACATTAACACTTAATTTATTAGATAGATTTAGCAAAATATTATTCAAATAATTTAAGCCATATTTGAAAACACTGAATGCTTTCCTTTGATGTTTTTTTATTTTTATCGGCTTGATGTTTTCATCCACATAATCTCCGATTTTGTAACACCAAACCAATGCTATCATTACAATCATGAACAACTTTTCTAATCTTTTTTGGTCTGTGACGTGAGTTGCCTCAAGATTAAATCCACTACTTTTAAAAGCCTTAAAAAGTGTCTCTATCTGCCATCTTTTCTTATAATATTCCAAAGATTTCTCAGGTTTATTAAAGGACACTAGAATAAGATAGTCTAATTTCCCTTCTCGATTATGACTTTTTAAACCAGACACATAGCATAAAACGCCATTAATTTTCACAATCTTCGGATAATGTCTGAACTGGCTATTTTTTAAATTATTAAACAACCAAAAAACAGGTTTTTCTTCATTCTTATCAAAGCAAAAAACCTTAAAATTATTTCGCAAACGAATATAATATCTGATCCTATTTTTGTTAAAAAAACCTAACCAATGATGCCCAATAAACTCCCTGTCTGCCAACAAACAATCTATACAATCCGTTCCGAACCATCTGATAAATTGCTTCAATAATTCAACCCTTTCTGCGGTATCCGAATTGCCTCTTTTGTCTAACATTTTAAACATGATTGGAATTGCCATATTTTTATAACAAATCCCAAGCATCAAAATATTGATATTCGACTGCCCAAATTTCCAATTCGTCCTATCCAGAACCAAAACAAGGTTCTTTTTCTCGGGCAAAATACCGAATATAAAACTAGAAATGAGCTTCATAGGCAAGTCAAAATCTGCCATAAAACGTTGGATTCTTCT
The window above is part of the Chryseobacterium sp. 7 genome. Proteins encoded here:
- a CDS encoding recombinase family protein, translated to MAQFMFTLLAEFARLERETLRERILSGIEEARRKGKKLRRPNGTKEEKAAFLKKYPLITRNLRLGISICKTSKICDVSINTVRKVNDYLTP
- a CDS encoding IS4 family transposase; amino-acid sequence: MFTTRSINHTNTSQDNKITELSSILEQNFETKINKARLKFISMMILALCKIKTVNYTALANVFDSVTEAESSLRRIQRFMADFDLPMKLISSFIFGILPEKKNLVLVLDRTNWKFGQSNINILMLGICYKNMAIPIMFKMLDKRGNSDTAERVELLKQFIRWFGTDCIDCLLADREFIGHHWLGFFNKNRIRYYIRLRNNFKVFCFDKNEEKPVFWLFNNLKNSQFRHYPKIVKINGVLCYVSGLKSHNREGKLDYLILVSFNKPEKSLEYYKKRWQIETLFKAFKSSGFNLEATHVTDQKRLEKLFMIVMIALVWCYKIGDYVDENIKPIKIKKHQRKAFSVFKYGLNYLNNILLNLSNKLSVNVLQFLSCT